The following proteins are encoded in a genomic region of Brachypodium distachyon strain Bd21 chromosome 1, Brachypodium_distachyon_v3.0, whole genome shotgun sequence:
- the LOC100829339 gene encoding uncharacterized protein LOC100829339 yields the protein MRKAAAASRYASYDSPSASPSPRHARPTAAAAAPATPGQGSRALVAARSGRGDLRCQAPQTQQQQQGSLGSVLRRLISMDKKPGAGPKSLLPVPPAAVAAPAKNSAGKLPGLSRKLLFQKAPSEGKKNKALTEVKNSGNANTRTLAMVLRSERELLSQSKEQDDEIAALRLQLENKDREVERLKDLCLRQREEIRTLKDAVLFPDTQPDRHVRDEISTLTGQIQCLAEELAQVKAEKHTTRSCFDDEYCSSPSTPVLNEETAFSLECSIGEAETPNCGSPDEMFVKDLNPCLTPFSKSRSEEYEESLSSHRSGSGSSKARPDHHLPFSGSRSRPMSKSSDHHKPTSGTGSSKRRVHRSDQDKIYQNLF from the exons ATGAGGaaggcggccgcggcctcgcGCTATGCCTCCTACGACTCGCCGTCCGCTTCCCCTTCCCCGCGCCATGCCAgacccaccgccgccgccgccgcaccggcGACCCCGGGGCAAGGGAGCCGCGCGCTGGTCGCGGCCAGATCCGGCCGCGGCGACCTGCGCTGCCAGGCGCCGCAGacccagcagcaacagcaaggCAGCCTGGGCTCCGTGCTCCGGAGGCTCATCTCCATGGACAAGAAGCCGGGCGCCGGCCCCAAGAGCCTCCTCCCCGTCCCTcccgctgccgtcgccgcccccgcGAAGAACAGCGCGGGCAAGTTGCCGGGGCTGTCACGGAAGCTGCTGTTCCAGAAGGCGCCGTCTGAGGGCAAGAAGAATAAGGCCTTGACGGAGGTCAAGAACAGCGGCAACGCCAACACGCGGACGCTCGCCATGGTGCTGCGCAGCGAGCGGGAGCTCCTCTCGCAGAGCAAGGAGCAGGATGACGAGATCGCCGCGCTCCGCCTTCAGCTCGAGAACAAGGACAGGGAG GTCGAGCGGCTCAAGGACCTGTGCCTGCGCCAGCGGGAGGAGATCAGGACGCTCAAGGACGCCGTCCTGTTCCCGGACACGCAGCCGGACCGCCACGTCCGGGATGAGATATCGACTCTCACCGGGCAGATCCAATGTCTTGCCGAGGAGCTAGCTCAG GTCAAGGCCGAGAAGCACACGACAAGGTCATGCTTTGATGACGAATATTGCTCTTCTCCAAGTACGCCCGTGCTTAACGAGGAGACTGCCTTCTCTCTG GAGTGCAGCATTGGGGAAGCGGAGACGCCAAACTGCGGTAGCCCGGATGAAATGTTCGTCAAGGATCTCAACCCTTGCCTAACCCCTTTCTCCAAAAGCAGATCCGAG GAGTACGAGGAATCCTTGAGCTCTcaccgcagcggcagcggcagcagcaaggCAAGGCCGGACCACCACCTACCCTTCAGCGGCTCGCGCAGCAGGCCGATGTCGAAGAGCTCCGATCACCATAAGCCTACCTCAGGCACCGGGAGCAGCAAGCGGCGAGTACACAGATCCGACCAGGACAAGATCTACCAGAACCTGTTTTAG
- the LOC100823623 gene encoding LOW QUALITY PROTEIN: subtilisin-like protease SBT1.5 (The sequence of the model RefSeq protein was modified relative to this genomic sequence to represent the inferred CDS: deleted 2 bases in 1 codon; substituted 1 base at 1 genomic stop codon), with the protein MASRTFIFLQYSLLFLTLLQSTHSAITLKPKNTIEQKTQTPSTSNTYIIQTNHLSKPSRFTTLDHWYASMVATNSTGRILHTYDTVMHGFAVRLTDAEARRMSRIPGVFGVHRDRVYHTQTTRSPGFIGLHADFGAWPDSEFGDNVIIGVVDTGISPASSSFNDSGLGPVRPGWKGKCVDAEGFSASSCNRKLVGDKVFINEEDGIFTPRDKLGHGTHVASTAAGSKVQGANMLGFSQGSASGVARMARIAMYKACNTLTCTESAIVAAIDAAVSDGVDIISLSLGKLQDPAFYDDMVAVARFGATRRGVFVVFAGGNSGPIASTVSNVAPWMTTVGAATTDRVFPGRLRLGNGVVLTGQSLYDMKAQGMNMTQLVQLLTSCEETDLAPDKVMGKIVVCTGMEGASNGFYVQRAGGAGVVSVDSDALFSDGVMVEAYSLPGLTLSTTGRKKLDAYMVSAVPYPVASFSFSSHTVTGETREPMVAGFSSRGPNRLAPELLKPDIVAPGMNILAAWPGDIQPTNEAIDLRRVEYNIMSGTSMACPHVAGVAALIRKRDRDWTPAMVRSAMMTTTATLDMNGRGIVDNGSDNDTTPLEAGAGLVLPRLAMDPGLVYDAGANDYVAFLCSLNYTVEQVRRFEPDLASCPRTPPGDAAGLNXPSMVVVFDGHIEARALTRTLTKVSLHPETYHVTTAAPAGIKVVVTPATLEFKQPKEKKTYTVEFRRQEGGSGKPAGSWDFGYVSLENRKHRVRSPVAFLWNN; encoded by the exons ATGGCTTCCAGAACCTTCATCTTCTTGCAATACTCGCTACTGTTTCTCACGCTTCTGCAGTCCACCCACTCAGCCATCACCCTGAAGCCCAAGAACACCATCGAGCAAAAGACCCAGACACCATCCACCTCCAACACCTACATCATCCAGACGAACCATCTCTCCAAGCCATCCCGATTCACCACCCTCGACCACTGGTACGCGTCCATGGTGGCCACCAACTCCACCGGCCGCATCCTGCACACCTACGACACGGTGATGCACGGCTTCGCCGTCCGCCTCACCGACGCCGAGGCCCGGCGCATGTCGAGGATCCCCGGCGTGTTTGGCGTGCACAGGGACAGAGTGTACCACACCCAGACGACGCGGTCGCCGGGGTTCATCGGCCTCCACGCGGACTTCGGCGCCTGGCCGGACTCAGAGTTCGGCGACAACGTCATCATCGGCGTCGTGGACACGGGTATCTCGCCTGCGAGCTCCAGCTTCAACGACAGCGGCCTCGGCCCCGTCCGCCCCGGCTGGAAGGGCAAGTGCGTCGACGCCGAGGGCTTCTCCGCCAGCTCGTGCAACCGCAAGCTGGTCGGGGACAAGGTCTTCATCAACGAAGAGGATGGCATATTCACTCCGAGGGACAAGTTGGGCCACGGCACTCACGTGGCTTCCACGGCCGCCGGCTCGAAGGTCCAGGGGGCCAACATGCTGGGATTCTCCCAGGGGAGCGCCAGCGGCGTGGCGCGCATGGCGAGGATCGCCATGTACAAGGCCTGCAACACGTTAACGTGCACCGAGTCGGCCATCGTTGCGGCGATCGACGCCGCGGTGAGCGACGGCGTGGACATCATCTCCTTGTCCCTCGGGAAACTCCAGGACCCGGCTTTCTACGATGACATGGTCGCCGTCGCCAGGTTTGGCGCCACGCGGAGAGGCGTCTTCGTCGTCTTCGCCGGCGGCAACAGCGGTCCCATAGCATCGACCGTCAGCAACGTCGCGCCGTGGATGACCACGGTCGGCGCCGCAACCACGGACCGCGTGTTCCCGGGGAGACTCAGGCTCGGCAACGGCGTGGTGCTCACAGGGCAATCCCTGTATGACATGAAGGCCCAGGGCATGAACATGACCCAGCTGGTG CAACTCCTGACCTCCTGTGAGGAGACGGACCTGGCACCCGACAAGGTCATGGGCAAGATCGTGGTGTGCACGGGGATGGAAGGTGCCTCGAACGGCTTCTACGTGCAGAGAGCCGGTGGAGCCGGGGTAGTCTCCGTGGACAGCGACGCACTGTTCTCGGACGGAGTCATGGTTGAGGCGTACAGCCTTCCCGGCCTCACGCTCAGCACCACTGGACGTAAGAAGCTGGACGCCTACATGGTGTCGGCGGTGCCGTACCCAGTGGCGTCATTCAGCTTCTCCTCCCACACGGTGACCGGCGAGACCCGGGAGCCGATGGTGGCCGGGTTCTCGTCACGGGGCCCCAACCGGCTGGCCCCGGAGCTGCTCAAGCCGGACATCGTCGCGCCCGGGATGAACATCCTCGCCGCCTGGCCTGGCGACATCCAGCCGACGAACGAGGCCATCGACCTGAGGCGGGTGGAGTACAACATCATGTCCGGCACGTCCATGGCGTGCCCGCACGTggccggcgtggcggcgctgATCAGGAAGAGGGACCGCGACTGGACGCCGGCCATGGTGCGGTCGGCGATGATGACGACAACGGCCACGCTCGACATGAACGGCAGGGGCATCGTTGACAACGGCAGCGACAACGACACGACGCCGCtcgaggccggcgccgggctCGTGCTACCGCGGCTCGCCATGGACCCCGGCCTGGTGTACGACGCCGGCGCCAACGACTACGTGGCCTTCCTCTGCAGCCTCAACTATACAGTCGAGCAAGTACGCCGGTTCGAGCCGGACCTGGCCAGCTGCCCGAGGACGCCGCCGGGCGACGCGGCCGGGCTCAACTAGCCATCGATGGTAGTCGTCTTCGACGGCCACATCGAGGCCCGTGCTCTGACGCGGACATTGACTAAGGTGTCGCTGCACCCGGAGACGTACCATGTGACGACCGCGGCACCTGCGGGGATCAAGGTGGTCGTGACTCCGGCGACCCTCGAGTTCAAGCAGCccaaggagaagaagacaTACACTGTGGAGTTCCGGAGACAGGAGGGAGGGAGCGGGAAGCCTGCCGGGTCGTGGGACTTCGGCTACGTCAGCCTGGAGAACAGGAAGCACCGGGTCAGGAGCCCCGTGGCCTTCCTGTGGAACAATTGA